The Desulfococcus multivorans DNA window GGGGGATGTCATCACCAACGTCACCGGGAACGCCACCCGGCGGGTGGATCTCGTTTTCGGGATCGGATACGACGATGATATCGCAAAGGCCCAGAAGGTTCTGGAGGATATCGTCGACGGTCATAACCTGGTGCTCAAAAATCCCGCCTACGTCATCAAGGTTCATGAATTGGCGGATTCGTCGGTCAATTTCATCTGCCGTCCCTGGGTCAGAACCGGGGATTACTGGACGGTCTACTGGGATATCACTCGCGCCGTCAAGGAGCGCTTCGACGCCGAAGGCATCGGTATTCCATATCCCCAGCGGGATGTTCATGTCTACCAAATGACGGAATAACCCATTATAATGGATCATGACCTGAGAATGTGAGTGTTCGACGTCGTATCGGGCTTGTCATCGACTCCATGATGATTATGGTTATTAATTGCGTCTTGTCGGCGCGATCCTATATCACCACGGAGAATAACCATTATGTCAAAGATGCTGAGAAACGATCGGCTGAGAAACATCGCCATCATTGCTCATGTCGACCACGGGAAAACCACTCTGGTGGACGCCATGTTTCACCAGAGCGGCCTGTTCCGGGCCAACCAAGCCGTTGATGAACGTCTCATGGATACCATGGATCTGGAGCGGGAACGCGGCATTACCATTGCGGCTAAAAACTGTTCAGTGGTGTGGAAAAACACCCGCATCAACATCATCGACACGCCGGGTCATGCCGATTTCGGCGGAGAGGTGGAACGTGCGCTCTCCATGGCCGACGGGGCAATTCTCCTGGTCGACGCCTCCGAAGGTCCCCTGCCCCAAACCCGCTTCGTCCTCAAAAAGGCCCTTGAGGCCAACCTTAAAATTGTCGTGGTCATCAATAAGATCGATCGTCAGGATGCCCGCCCCGACGAGGTCCTGGATGAGATCTATGACCTGCTGATCGATCTGGACGCCACCGACGAGCAGCTTGAATTCCCCCTGCTTTACGCCGTTGGTCGGGACGGGGTCGCCATGACCTCGCCGGACGCCCGCGCCGACAACCTCCACGCCCTCCTCGACACCATCATCGAGGAGATTCCCGGGCCGACCCACGACCCCATGGCGCCGTTCCAGATGCTCGTTTCGGATCTCGGGTACTCCGATTATATGGGCCGACTGGCAGTAGGAAAGATCTTCAACGGCACCGCCCATTCCCGGGACAACCTCGTCTGCATCGCTGAAAACGGCCGAAGCATGCCGCTCAAGGTCTCCAAGCTCCAGGTCTACGAAGGGATGAAACTGGTGGACGTAGACGACGTGCAACCCGGGGACATCGCCGTTCTGGCCGGCATCGAAGACGTCAAGATCGGCGACACCATCTGCAACCGCGAAAACCCGAAGGCATTGCCGCGGATCCGGGTGGACGAACCGACGGTCTCCATGAAGTTCACCATCAACAATTCCCCTTTTGGCGGGAAGGAAGGCAAGTATGTCCAGTCCAGCCGTATCCGCGAGCGTCTGCAGAAGGAGACCCTTCGCAACGTCGCGATTCAGGTGGAGGAGGTG harbors:
- the typA gene encoding translational GTPase TypA; protein product: MSKMLRNDRLRNIAIIAHVDHGKTTLVDAMFHQSGLFRANQAVDERLMDTMDLERERGITIAAKNCSVVWKNTRINIIDTPGHADFGGEVERALSMADGAILLVDASEGPLPQTRFVLKKALEANLKIVVVINKIDRQDARPDEVLDEIYDLLIDLDATDEQLEFPLLYAVGRDGVAMTSPDARADNLHALLDTIIEEIPGPTHDPMAPFQMLVSDLGYSDYMGRLAVGKIFNGTAHSRDNLVCIAENGRSMPLKVSKLQVYEGMKLVDVDDVQPGDIAVLAGIEDVKIGDTICNRENPKALPRIRVDEPTVSMKFTINNSPFGGKEGKYVQSSRIRERLQKETLRNVAIQVEEVGDRDSILVKGRGEFQLAILIETMRREGYEFCVGRPEAIFHHENGIKMEPLERLMVDCEERFLGVVTEKLSLRKGKMTNMVNNGKGRVRMEFSVPTRTLIGYRDEFLTDTRGTGIMNSLFDGYGEFRGECPSRFTGSIVADRTGTAVAYALFNLEPRGRLFIEPGQPVYEGMIVGEHNRAQDINVNPCKEKKLTNMRASGKDDNVILSPIKPMTLEQAINFIREDELVEVTPLSLRMRKAVLSAQKRHNMRGARE